The Aeoliella mucimassa genome includes the window GCAGTCGACAGCGATATCGATGAAGAGCTGTTGTTGCGGCTCGAGCACATCATCGTGTCGCATCAGCGATTGCCCGAATGGGGAGCTCCGAAGCCTCCGATGTTTATCGAAGCACTCATCGTGCATCACTCCGACGACCTCGACGCGAAGCTACAGATGATGGTGACCGCGATCAGCGAAGAGTCGGGTGAGGGGGAGTTTACCAGTAAGCGTAACGCGCTCAGGCAACCAGTGTTCCGTGGTAAGTTGGTGGAACCCAAAGAGGAAGAGGAGTAACCACCACAACTGGTTACTGAAAATCAAAGGAGAGCACTGCTTGCTCGCCGCCCAGGAAGGTGGTCGTTTCGTGAGCGGTTACCTGCACCTCGCCCGGCAGGCCGATCGCTTCGCCTTCTTTGATCACCGAGTTCTTTTCCAGCAGGTGATGGGCCAGGTTGTAGGCGTGGTTCATCAGTTCTTGAGGATGACCTACGTAGTGTGGCATCTCGATTTCGAGTTTCCCTAGCGATGCCATGCCGGTGGTGTAGAGTCGCATGCCGCCCTGGTCGTTCCCTTCCACCTGGAAGTCAAGCCACAGGTGCAGCGGCATGTCGTCGCGGGCCATTTGACTAGCGACTTCCACAAACGCGTTCGGTTCGTGCACCGCGCGACTACCGCCCCACTGGAGTCCCACCGCGTTGGCTTCGGGAAGCAGCGCGGCCATGAATCGGGTGAGCCGCATGCACTTGCGGATGCGGCTGCTTCCTTCGTCGATCAATGCGACGAGTAAGTGGGCCCGATGCTTTCCGAATTGCTCAGCTGCGTTTGGCCAGTACCAGGCGCGAGCCGCGGGGCCGGCGAGTTGGTCGGCCGGAATCGGTTTGTTGACCAGCGTGTAGGCGATGATCGCTTCGCCCCACTGAAAGGTGGCCATCGCTGGAGTTTGGCTCGACAGCTCAATCGCTGCCGAGTCGGGATTCGCCGCGTTGCACCGCGTTTGCACCGCAGTAGGATCAGGAAGCTCCGGCTGCTCGAGGGCAATCAGGGCCAACCATGTGTTGGAGTTCATCGGTTACCCTTCCAGACGGGCCTGAGCAATGCGAGCATGCCCGTCGATGTCTTTGAGTGTTGGCAGCAGAGCGAGGGGCGACTCTTCGATCAGTCGCTCAACCCGCGTTGCGATCATGGGACTCATCTCGATGGCCAGTACGCCAGTGGGAGTCAGACGCTCCGGCGCCTCACGAATGAGTCGTTCGATGACATCGGTCCCCTCGGGCCCACCGTCGAGAGCGAGCGCGGGCTCGAAGTCGCGAACCGTTTTGTTGAGTTGTTGCATCTCCTCCGAAGTCACGTAAGGAGGGTTCGATGCGATGAAGTCGTACTTTGCGTCGGCCGGCAGCGCCTGGTAGGCATCTCCCTTCACGAACGCGACACGATCGTCCACTTTGTGTTTCGCGGCATTGCGTTTGGCGACTTCAATCGCTTGCGGGCTGAGGTCGACCGCGGTCACCTGGCTTTTCGGCAAGTGCTTCGCCAGGCAGATGGCCACGATGCCGCTGCCGGTGCCGATGTCGAGCACTCGAAGCGGCG containing:
- the prmC gene encoding peptide chain release factor N(5)-glutamine methyltransferase; its protein translation is MSTSEAAQRDPDAWTIGRLLNWTTEFFGERGIEPARLEAEVLLAHCRGCQRILLYTAFDEVAGEELRQRFRDLVKKRAAGTPVAYLVGKREFYSLDFEVTPDVLIPRPETEHLVMAILDHAKQQGRADAPLRVLDIGTGSGIVAICLAKHLPKSQVTAVDLSPQAIEVAKRNAAKHKVDDRVAFVKGDAYQALPADAKYDFIASNPPYVTSEEMQQLNKTVRDFEPALALDGGPEGTDVIERLIREAPERLTPTGVLAIEMSPMIATRVERLIEESPLALLPTLKDIDGHARIAQARLEG
- a CDS encoding DUF4261 domain-containing protein, with amino-acid sequence MNSNTWLALIALEQPELPDPTAVQTRCNAANPDSAAIELSSQTPAMATFQWGEAIIAYTLVNKPIPADQLAGPAARAWYWPNAAEQFGKHRAHLLVALIDEGSSRIRKCMRLTRFMAALLPEANAVGLQWGGSRAVHEPNAFVEVASQMARDDMPLHLWLDFQVEGNDQGGMRLYTTGMASLGKLEIEMPHYVGHPQELMNHAYNLAHHLLEKNSVIKEGEAIGLPGEVQVTAHETTTFLGGEQAVLSFDFQ